In Gordonia iterans, the following proteins share a genomic window:
- a CDS encoding ABC transporter permease has product MNPHAFAATAARIGRQLRSDHRTVAMIAVVPAALLALLYFVYQDYPTPPGAPSLFNRVGLSMLGILPFVVMFLITAIAMQRERASGTLERLMTTPISKLDLIGGYGAAFSLAAAVQAIIACAVSYGLLGLESAGSFWLVIVVAVVVAILGVALGLLASAFARTEFQAVQFMPLIVTPQLFLCGLLVPRHQLPGWLEAISDVMPLSYAVDALGEIAAHPALTGRLWRDVAVIVAFAVVALCLGAATLRRRTA; this is encoded by the coding sequence GTGAATCCTCACGCGTTCGCGGCCACCGCCGCCAGGATCGGCAGACAACTGCGGTCGGACCATCGGACGGTCGCGATGATCGCCGTCGTTCCCGCCGCTCTCCTGGCGCTCCTGTACTTCGTGTACCAGGACTACCCCACACCGCCCGGTGCACCCTCGCTGTTCAACCGGGTCGGCCTGAGCATGCTCGGGATCCTGCCCTTCGTGGTGATGTTCCTGATCACCGCGATCGCCATGCAGCGGGAACGCGCCAGCGGAACGCTCGAACGGTTGATGACCACTCCGATCAGCAAACTCGACCTCATCGGCGGGTATGGAGCCGCGTTCTCGCTGGCCGCCGCAGTCCAGGCGATCATCGCTTGCGCCGTCTCCTACGGGCTGCTGGGTCTCGAGTCCGCCGGCAGCTTCTGGTTGGTGATCGTGGTCGCGGTCGTGGTGGCGATCCTCGGCGTCGCACTCGGCCTGCTCGCGAGCGCGTTCGCCCGCACCGAGTTCCAGGCCGTCCAGTTCATGCCGCTCATCGTGACGCCCCAGCTGTTCCTGTGCGGTCTGCTGGTTCCGCGGCACCAGCTGCCCGGATGGCTCGAAGCGATCAGCGACGTGATGCCGTTGAGCTACGCGGTCGATGCCCTGGGCGAGATCGCCGCGCATCCGGCACTGACCGGCCGACTCTGGCGCGACGTCGCGGTGATCGTGGCGTTCGCCGTGGTGGCCCTGTGTCTCGGAGCGGCGACCCTGCGCCGACGCACCGCGTGA
- a CDS encoding TetR/AcrR family transcriptional regulator gives MSATSEIPGDGGGRTGRRPGQSGTRAAIVAAARSRFAEAGFDRASIRSIAAEAGVDPALIHHYFGTKKQLFTEVIALPVDPETALAPLADAPLDDLGETLLRTIVGIWDSPAGTGAIAALRSVLAGGEDSLIRSFLIDVALRGVRARVDDAVGDGDERIALVVSQMIGVLATRKILLLEPVASMSIDQLAVAVAPTLQRYLTGDLT, from the coding sequence GTGAGCGCGACCAGCGAGATCCCGGGCGACGGAGGCGGCCGCACGGGCAGGCGCCCGGGACAGTCCGGGACCAGAGCGGCCATCGTCGCCGCAGCACGCAGCCGTTTCGCCGAGGCCGGATTCGACCGGGCCTCGATCAGATCGATCGCGGCGGAAGCCGGAGTCGATCCCGCACTGATTCACCACTACTTCGGCACCAAGAAGCAGCTCTTCACCGAGGTGATAGCCCTGCCGGTGGACCCGGAGACGGCGCTGGCACCACTCGCCGACGCACCCCTGGACGACCTGGGCGAGACCCTGCTGCGCACCATCGTCGGCATCTGGGACTCCCCCGCCGGGACCGGCGCGATCGCCGCGTTGCGCAGCGTGCTGGCCGGCGGCGAGGATTCGTTGATCCGGTCGTTCCTGATCGACGTGGCCCTGCGCGGCGTACGAGCGCGGGTCGACGACGCCGTCGGCGACGGCGACGAACGGATCGCCCTGGTCGTGTCGCAGATGATCGGAGTGCTCGCGACCCGCAAGATCCTGCTGCTGGAGCCTGTTGCCAGCATGTCGATCGACCAGCTGGCCGTCGCGGTGGCACCGACGCTCCAGCGCTACCTCACCGGCGACCTCACCTGA
- a CDS encoding LysR substrate-binding domain-containing protein gives MGLERRLVAFASDDARWARRRRMTMAEIGERTVVIDPRAGSTTESLWHGSEHPPRFVETADVDSWLDSIAAGRGVGTTAEATAHHHPRPGVTYRQIKDGPRIPVHLAWWRNDRPEGLPELIDAVTRLYENS, from the coding sequence GTGGGGCTGGAACGACGACTCGTCGCCTTCGCGTCCGACGACGCCCGGTGGGCCCGGCGCCGGCGCATGACCATGGCTGAGATCGGTGAGCGCACCGTCGTCATCGATCCCCGGGCGGGTTCGACGACGGAGTCGCTCTGGCACGGCAGCGAACACCCGCCGCGATTCGTGGAGACCGCGGACGTGGACAGTTGGCTCGATTCGATCGCGGCCGGCCGTGGCGTCGGCACCACCGCCGAGGCGACGGCACACCACCATCCGCGCCCAGGAGTGACCTACCGGCAGATCAAGGACGGTCCCCGAATACCCGTACACCTGGCATGGTGGCGGAACGACCGTCCCGAGGGCTTGCCGGAACTGATCGACGCGGTCACCAGGCTCTACGAGAACAGTTGA
- a CDS encoding EamA family transporter: MGPVLGLALVFSVMNVCLYASVERIGLGLAVTLEFLGPLAVAIGGSRRAVDVGCAVLAGVGVVMLADPGPTTDVIGIALGLVAATAWASYILLNRSAGARLPGLHGTALAAGVSTVVWLPSRWSGSPPTRRHSRHCCSPRHAACWRRPSRTRSTCSPCGASPHPCSAPSRA, encoded by the coding sequence GTGGGGCCGGTCCTGGGTCTGGCGCTGGTGTTCAGCGTGATGAACGTCTGCCTGTACGCGTCGGTCGAGCGGATCGGTCTCGGGCTCGCGGTGACTCTCGAGTTCCTCGGTCCGCTCGCCGTGGCGATCGGCGGGTCGCGCCGCGCCGTCGACGTCGGGTGCGCGGTCCTCGCAGGCGTCGGCGTGGTGATGCTGGCCGATCCCGGGCCCACCACCGACGTGATCGGCATCGCCCTCGGACTGGTGGCTGCGACTGCCTGGGCGTCGTACATCCTGCTGAACCGCTCGGCGGGCGCACGGCTGCCGGGGCTGCACGGCACCGCCCTCGCCGCGGGCGTCTCCACCGTCGTATGGCTCCCGTCGCGGTGGTCTGGTTCTCCGCCCACCCGCCGACACTCGCGGCACTGCTGCTCGCCGCGGCATGCGGCGTGCTGGCGTCGACCATCCCGTACGCGGTCGACCTGCTCGCCTTGCGGCGCATCCCCGCACCCCTGTTCGGCACCGTCACGAGCGTGA
- a CDS encoding EamA family transporter yields MLAAACGVLASTIPYAVDLLALRRIPAPLFGTVTSVSPVWAALAGWLLLHQALGIHEWVGIGLIVTGNVVVSARGLQPDRARAVERGEHR; encoded by the coding sequence CTGCTCGCCGCGGCATGCGGCGTGCTGGCGTCGACCATCCCGTACGCGGTCGACCTGCTCGCCTTGCGGCGCATCCCCGCACCCCTGTTCGGCACCGTCACGAGCGTGAGCCCGGTGTGGGCCGCACTGGCCGGCTGGCTGTTGCTCCACCAAGCGCTCGGCATCCACGAGTGGGTCGGAATCGGACTGATCGTGACGGGGAACGTGGTCGTGTCGGCGCGCGGCCTCCAGCCGGATCGTGCCCGCGCTGTGGAGAGGGGCGAGCATCGGTAG
- a CDS encoding winged helix-turn-helix domain-containing protein, whose product MELTPQTTLRNYLLVALLELGGTAHKQAVLAQMNERFGSRFTSDDWLSQDSNGETKWQNQTAWERNTMVAEGLLEPYVAGVTTRGFWTLTEAGRAAAEQASTRT is encoded by the coding sequence ATGGAGCTGACTCCTCAAACAACCCTGCGGAACTACCTACTCGTTGCGCTCCTGGAACTCGGTGGCACAGCACATAAACAAGCTGTTCTTGCGCAGATGAACGAGCGGTTTGGTAGTCGATTCACGAGCGATGACTGGCTCTCCCAGGACTCGAATGGCGAAACTAAGTGGCAAAACCAGACTGCCTGGGAACGCAACACGATGGTGGCCGAGGGCCTGCTGGAACCTTATGTCGCGGGCGTGACGACTAGAGGATTCTGGACTCTCACAGAGGCTGGGCGGGCGGCTGCGGAACAGGCCAGCACACGCACTTAA
- a CDS encoding GlsB/YeaQ/YmgE family stress response membrane protein produces MDVGFFIIGIILWGMIIGAIAQWVLGVNKPSSINWGMALASGVIGSFVGGALGSIIGGEGFQFRPSGVIGSLIGAFIVTAIWVWIDRRKGDS; encoded by the coding sequence ATGGACGTCGGCTTCTTCATCATCGGAATCATCCTCTGGGGCATGATCATCGGCGCCATCGCACAGTGGGTCCTCGGCGTGAACAAGCCGTCGAGCATCAACTGGGGGATGGCGCTCGCCTCGGGCGTGATCGGCTCGTTCGTGGGCGGTGCGCTCGGCAGCATCATCGGCGGCGAGGGCTTCCAGTTCCGCCCCAGCGGCGTCATCGGGTCGCTGATCGGCGCCTTCATCGTGACCGCGATCTGGGTCTGGATCGACCGTCGCAAGGGCGATTCGTGA
- the der gene encoding ribosome biogenesis GTPase Der, with the protein MSDEVFDDAAIPVEGALPGDGTWSDESDWDLSEFADGDVEATAEKLPVVAIVGRPNVGKSTLVNRIIGRREAVVEDIPGVTRDRVSYPANWTGRRFMVTDTGGWEPDAKGLQQAVATQAEYAMRTADLIVVVVDATVGATATDEAVARVLRRSKTPVILAANKVDSERAEADAAVLWSLGLGEPHMISASHGRGTADLLDTILAELPETPRETYREGGPRRVALVGKPNVGKSSLLNRLAGEERSVVDNVAGTTVDPVDEIIELDGKPWQFVDTAGLRRKVRTATGHEYYASLRTRAALDSAELALLLIDAGEPITEQDLRVLSMIIDSGRALVVVFNKWDLVDEDRRYQLEKEIDRELARVPWARRVNISATTGRAVQKLVPAMEQALASWDKRVPTGRLNNWLKEVIAATPPPVRGGRQPRVMFATQAATRPPTFVLFTTGFLEAGYRRFLERRLREEFGFEGSPVRVNVRVRDKRDRKK; encoded by the coding sequence ATGTCTGACGAGGTGTTCGACGACGCCGCGATCCCCGTCGAAGGTGCGCTGCCGGGCGACGGCACGTGGTCCGACGAGTCCGACTGGGACCTGTCGGAGTTCGCCGACGGCGATGTCGAGGCGACGGCCGAGAAGTTGCCGGTGGTGGCCATCGTCGGGCGGCCCAACGTGGGCAAGTCGACGCTGGTGAACCGGATCATCGGACGCCGCGAGGCCGTGGTCGAGGACATCCCCGGCGTCACGCGGGATCGTGTCTCGTACCCGGCGAACTGGACCGGACGACGCTTCATGGTCACCGACACCGGCGGCTGGGAGCCGGATGCGAAGGGCCTCCAGCAAGCTGTCGCGACCCAGGCCGAGTACGCCATGCGGACGGCGGACCTGATCGTCGTCGTCGTCGATGCCACCGTCGGCGCGACGGCCACCGACGAGGCCGTGGCGCGGGTGTTGCGGCGATCCAAGACCCCGGTGATCCTGGCGGCCAACAAGGTCGACAGCGAGCGGGCCGAGGCCGACGCAGCGGTGCTGTGGTCGCTCGGGCTGGGCGAGCCGCACATGATCTCCGCGTCGCACGGACGTGGGACCGCTGATCTCCTGGACACGATCCTGGCTGAGCTGCCCGAGACCCCGCGCGAGACGTACCGCGAGGGCGGCCCGCGCCGGGTGGCGCTGGTCGGCAAGCCGAACGTCGGCAAGAGCTCGCTGCTGAACCGGCTGGCGGGAGAAGAGCGTTCGGTGGTCGACAACGTCGCGGGCACCACCGTCGACCCGGTCGACGAGATCATCGAGCTGGACGGCAAGCCGTGGCAGTTCGTGGACACGGCCGGCCTGCGTCGCAAGGTGCGGACCGCGACCGGTCACGAGTACTACGCCTCGCTGCGCACGCGGGCGGCGCTGGACTCGGCCGAGCTGGCGCTGCTGCTGATCGACGCGGGCGAGCCGATCACCGAACAGGACCTGCGCGTGCTGTCGATGATCATCGACAGCGGACGCGCCCTGGTCGTCGTCTTCAACAAATGGGATCTGGTCGACGAGGACCGCCGGTACCAGCTGGAGAAGGAGATCGACCGGGAACTGGCGCGGGTGCCGTGGGCTCGTCGGGTGAACATCTCCGCGACCACCGGCCGCGCCGTGCAGAAGCTGGTGCCCGCCATGGAGCAGGCGCTCGCGTCGTGGGACAAGCGCGTCCCGACCGGTCGCCTGAACAACTGGCTCAAGGAGGTCATCGCCGCGACGCCGCCGCCGGTGCGCGGCGGCCGTCAGCCGCGCGTGATGTTCGCGACGCAGGCCGCGACCCGTCCGCCGACCTTCGTGCTGTTCACCACGGGGTTCCTGGAGGCCGGCTACCGGCGTTTCCTGGAACGCCGGCTGCGCGAGGAGTTCGGGTTCGAGGGATCGCCGGTCCGCGTGAACGTCCGCGTCCGGGACAAGCGGGACCGCAAGAAGTAG
- the cmk gene encoding (d)CMP kinase, translating to MSAPAESSVLDVVAIDGPAGTGKSTVAGLLADRIGAQYLDTGAMYRAATLVVLRAGVAPDDDAAVAAVVAPAQIRVSVSADGGTVVHLDGEDVSREIRTDEVTRNVSAVSANPSVRDKLVAVQRGHAVDAYLVVEGRDIGTVVFPNAALKVFLTATPQARAQRRHLQNLDAGRSSDLAEVLDSVNRRDHLDSTRTVSPLRAAEDAILVDTSDLTLEQVLDRLTELVGERIGVRDV from the coding sequence GTGAGTGCGCCTGCGGAGAGCAGTGTCCTGGACGTCGTCGCGATCGACGGCCCGGCGGGCACCGGCAAGTCGACGGTCGCCGGGCTGCTGGCGGACCGGATCGGGGCGCAGTACCTGGATACCGGAGCGATGTACCGCGCGGCGACGCTGGTCGTCCTGCGGGCCGGAGTCGCGCCGGACGACGACGCCGCGGTCGCCGCGGTGGTGGCGCCCGCGCAGATCCGGGTGAGCGTGAGCGCCGACGGCGGGACCGTCGTGCATCTGGACGGTGAGGACGTCTCTCGCGAGATCCGAACCGACGAGGTGACCCGGAACGTCTCGGCGGTCTCGGCCAATCCGTCGGTCCGCGACAAGCTGGTCGCCGTGCAGCGAGGTCACGCCGTGGACGCCTACCTGGTGGTCGAGGGCCGGGACATCGGCACCGTCGTGTTCCCGAACGCGGCGCTGAAGGTGTTTCTCACCGCGACGCCGCAGGCGCGGGCACAGCGTCGTCATCTGCAGAACCTGGACGCCGGGCGCTCGAGCGACCTCGCCGAGGTACTCGACAGCGTCAACCGGCGCGACCACCTGGATTCCACGCGGACGGTCAGCCCGTTGCGGGCGGCCGAGGACGCGATTCTGGTGGACACGAGCGACCTGACCCTGGAGCAAGTGCTCGACCGACTGACCGAGCTGGTCGGCGAGCGGATCGGAGTACGTGATGTCTGA
- a CDS encoding pseudouridine synthase, protein MTPASRDGRPDKRKSAAAKGAKPGGAKKSGAAHGAGKKNTGKKGAGTKSVGKKGVGQARPGGPGQQPSSRKPHRKGSRPDADSGRRRLNNAKPARHQVADVAGDGVTYVEDGMRLQKVLAAAGVASRRGAEELIAAGRVEVDGEIVVEQGLRIDPNTAIIKVDGARVVVDETKQYLALNKPRGWQSTMSDEQGRPCIGDLVAERVMAGQRLFHVGRLDAETEGLILLTNDGELAHRLMHPSFEVPKTYLATVRGQVPRGLGRVLKGGVELDDGPASVDEFSVLELHQGESLVRLILHEGRKRIVRRMLAEVGYPVQRLVRTDIGPIALGKQRPGSLRVLDSKEIGALYKAVAM, encoded by the coding sequence ATGACCCCCGCTAGCCGAGACGGCAGACCGGACAAGCGCAAGAGCGCAGCAGCCAAGGGCGCCAAGCCCGGCGGCGCCAAGAAGAGCGGCGCTGCGCACGGCGCAGGCAAGAAGAACACAGGCAAGAAGGGCGCCGGCACGAAGAGTGTCGGCAAGAAGGGTGTCGGGCAGGCCCGCCCCGGCGGTCCCGGGCAGCAGCCGTCGTCGCGCAAACCCCACCGCAAGGGGTCGCGGCCCGACGCGGATTCGGGCCGGCGTCGTCTCAACAACGCCAAACCCGCACGCCATCAGGTCGCTGACGTGGCCGGCGACGGTGTCACCTACGTCGAGGACGGCATGCGCCTGCAGAAGGTGCTCGCCGCTGCCGGAGTGGCCTCGCGGCGCGGCGCCGAGGAACTGATCGCCGCCGGGCGCGTCGAGGTCGACGGCGAGATCGTCGTCGAGCAGGGCCTGCGGATCGACCCGAACACCGCGATCATCAAGGTCGACGGAGCACGCGTGGTCGTCGACGAAACCAAGCAGTACCTGGCACTGAACAAGCCGCGCGGCTGGCAGTCCACCATGAGCGACGAGCAGGGCCGCCCGTGCATCGGCGACTTGGTCGCCGAGCGCGTGATGGCCGGGCAGCGCCTATTCCACGTCGGACGCCTGGACGCCGAGACCGAGGGCCTGATCCTGCTCACCAACGACGGCGAGCTGGCACACCGGCTGATGCATCCGTCGTTCGAGGTGCCCAAGACCTATCTCGCCACCGTGCGCGGTCAGGTGCCGCGTGGACTCGGCCGCGTCCTGAAGGGCGGCGTAGAGCTCGACGACGGTCCCGCCTCCGTCGACGAGTTCTCGGTGCTGGAGTTGCATCAGGGCGAGTCGCTGGTGCGGTTGATCCTGCATGAGGGCCGCAAACGGATCGTGCGCCGCATGCTCGCCGAGGTCGGCTACCCGGTGCAGCGACTGGTGCGCACCGACATCGGACCGATCGCGCTGGGCAAGCAGCGGCCGGGCAGCCTTCGGGTGCTCGACAGCAAGGAGATCGGCGCGCTGTACAAGGCGGTGGCGATGTGA
- the scpB gene encoding SMC-Scp complex subunit ScpB: MSELDHDPTISDEEARLLDDDELRGALEAVLLVVDSPISTEELATVVDQDRVRVRDMLHRIAADLTESGSGHDLRFAGDGWRYYTRAEYAPYVENLLLDGARSKLTRAALETLAVVAYRQPVTRARVSAIRGVNVDGVMRTLLARGLISEAGTDEQTHATMYSTTELFLERLGLASLAELPDLAPLLPDVDVIDDLGDELLDDPRFAKLSARPAESNKDFAAEALDEKPN; encoded by the coding sequence ATGAGCGAACTCGATCACGACCCGACGATCAGCGACGAGGAAGCCAGGCTCCTCGACGACGACGAGCTGCGTGGCGCGCTGGAAGCCGTGCTCCTGGTGGTGGATTCGCCGATCTCCACCGAAGAGCTCGCCACCGTCGTCGACCAGGACCGCGTTCGTGTCCGGGACATGCTGCACCGGATCGCCGCCGACCTGACCGAGTCGGGTAGCGGTCACGACTTGCGGTTCGCCGGCGACGGGTGGCGGTATTACACGCGCGCCGAGTACGCGCCGTATGTGGAGAACCTGCTGCTGGACGGCGCCCGCAGCAAACTGACGCGCGCGGCGCTGGAGACGCTCGCCGTCGTGGCCTACCGGCAGCCGGTGACGCGCGCCCGGGTCAGCGCGATCCGCGGAGTGAACGTCGACGGTGTGATGCGAACCCTGCTGGCCCGCGGACTGATCAGCGAGGCGGGCACCGACGAGCAGACCCACGCGACCATGTACTCCACCACCGAACTCTTTCTGGAGCGGTTGGGACTGGCCTCGCTCGCCGAGCTGCCCGATCTGGCGCCGCTGTTGCCGGACGTCGACGTGATCGACGATCTCGGCGACGAACTGCTCGACGATCCGCGATTCGCCAAACTCAGCGCCCGACCGGCAGAATCGAACAAGGACTTCGCCGCTGAGGCGCTGGACGAGAAACCAAACTGA
- a CDS encoding segregation and condensation protein A: MNDDVAVTPAEAEVPARFEVKLTNFTGPFDLLLNLISQHRLDVTEVALHTVTDDFIAYTKALGSGADLEQTTEFLVIAATLLDLKAARLLPSGEVDDPEDLALLEARDLLFARLLQYRAYKQVAALFAELEAAALQRYPRAVSLEDRYADLLPEVNLGVDAARFAEIAAAAMVPKPKPTVGLDHLHGSPVSVPEQAKRIGVLLKAARGRSLSFSELVADCTNGIEVVASFLGLLELYRERAVRFEQEEALAELRVGWTDEADEAHIEKAIEKAEDYG, encoded by the coding sequence ATGAACGACGACGTGGCGGTGACTCCCGCGGAGGCGGAAGTCCCCGCACGGTTCGAGGTGAAGCTCACCAACTTCACCGGCCCCTTCGACCTGCTGCTCAATCTGATCAGCCAGCATCGGCTCGACGTGACGGAGGTGGCGCTGCATACGGTCACCGACGACTTCATCGCGTACACCAAGGCGCTCGGCTCCGGTGCGGACTTGGAGCAGACCACCGAGTTCCTGGTGATCGCGGCCACCCTGCTGGACCTCAAGGCCGCGCGGCTGTTGCCGTCCGGCGAGGTGGACGATCCAGAGGATCTGGCACTCCTCGAAGCGCGTGACCTGCTGTTCGCCCGGCTCCTCCAGTATCGCGCGTACAAGCAGGTCGCGGCACTCTTCGCGGAGTTGGAAGCCGCTGCGCTGCAACGCTATCCGCGCGCGGTCTCGCTGGAGGACCGCTACGCGGATCTGCTGCCCGAGGTGAATCTCGGCGTCGACGCCGCGCGGTTCGCCGAGATCGCCGCCGCGGCCATGGTGCCCAAGCCGAAGCCGACGGTCGGTCTGGACCATCTTCACGGCTCCCCGGTGTCGGTCCCGGAGCAGGCCAAGCGGATCGGCGTGCTCCTGAAAGCAGCACGCGGACGAAGCCTCAGTTTCTCCGAGCTGGTCGCCGACTGCACCAACGGAATCGAGGTGGTCGCCAGCTTCCTCGGCCTGCTGGAGCTCTACCGTGAACGCGCGGTGCGCTTCGAGCAGGAGGAGGCGCTCGCCGAGCTCCGGGTCGGCTGGACCGACGAGGCCGACGAGGCGCATATCGAGAAGGCGATCGAAAAGGCAGAGGACTACGGATGA
- a CDS encoding ParA family protein produces the protein MPLEGTEGAELGPTGRPYRAIPEPRPKEKHGPATIIAVCNQKGGVGKTTTTINLGAALAEAGRRVLLVDLDPQGALSAGLGVPHHELDETVHNLLVAPYAATDDVLLSTRVDGLDLLPSNIDLSAAEIQLVSEVGREQALARALHPVADRYDYILIDCQPSLGLLTVNALACADNVLIPMECEYFSLRGLALLTDTIDKVHDRLNMRLELGGIVVTMFDSRTLHSRDVMARVVEVFGDAVFDTVINRTVRFPETSVAGEPITSWAPTSAGATAYRNLAREVIARNEPQ, from the coding sequence CTGCCGTTGGAGGGCACCGAGGGCGCCGAACTCGGCCCCACCGGGCGTCCCTATCGCGCGATTCCCGAGCCTCGCCCGAAGGAGAAGCACGGCCCGGCGACGATCATCGCCGTCTGCAACCAGAAGGGCGGCGTCGGGAAGACGACGACCACCATCAACCTGGGCGCCGCGCTGGCCGAAGCCGGGCGACGCGTCCTGCTGGTCGACCTCGACCCGCAGGGGGCGCTCTCGGCGGGACTCGGTGTGCCGCACCATGAACTCGACGAGACCGTGCACAACCTCCTCGTGGCCCCGTACGCGGCGACCGACGACGTCCTGCTGAGCACCCGCGTCGACGGACTCGACCTGTTGCCGTCGAACATCGATCTGTCGGCCGCCGAGATCCAGCTGGTCAGCGAGGTCGGGCGGGAGCAGGCGCTGGCCCGGGCGCTGCACCCGGTCGCCGACCGGTACGACTACATCCTGATCGACTGCCAACCGTCGCTCGGTCTGCTGACCGTCAACGCGCTGGCCTGCGCCGACAACGTCCTCATCCCGATGGAGTGCGAGTACTTCAGCCTCCGCGGCCTGGCCCTGCTGACCGACACCATCGACAAGGTGCACGACCGCCTCAACATGCGTCTGGAACTCGGCGGCATCGTCGTCACCATGTTCGACTCGCGGACCCTGCACTCGCGCGACGTGATGGCGCGCGTGGTCGAGGTGTTCGGCGACGCCGTCTTCGACACGGTGATCAACCGCACCGTGCGATTCCCGGAGACCTCCGTCGCCGGCGAGCCGATCACGTCGTGGGCGCCCACCTCGGCCGGCGCGACGGCGTACCGGAATCTCGCTCGAGAGGTCATCGCGCGCAACGAGCCGCAGTAG
- a CDS encoding serine/threonine-protein kinase has translation MDFTEIAGYTVIRQLGAGGMGQVFLVQHPRLPRHDALKLLDAGVSRNGDFKARFQREADLLAQLSHPNVITLYDRGEFNGRLWITMEYVDGTDASELLDSRGPLPLDLALALVSGAGAALDYAWRKQRITHRDVKPANILVAFDDGKIETVKLADFGIAKAAGESTSLTSTGFTVGTMNYISPEAIEGDQVDNRSDVYSLGCTAYHLLTGRPPFAATTMTALMAAHLSRPVPAITSIAPDLPVALNDVFETALAKSPGDRFGSCGDFVESLSAAAVGNSPEPAHAKTITANTAARQSTVAANTYSAPPEKVGSTVPRTSRITSILGVAAVILALAVAVAAGRLVAQKQEPGDPKAAVATASTTTITRSTVTISSTRPTQTPTTPIATVTQPLPTTPPAPVEGQPCNPSTDTRSPDGRLSCSGLDGVWRDMSYQSNPPVQWNAPCNEPGSRARVQNTDAVVTCKPASSGGYAWQP, from the coding sequence GTGGACTTCACTGAGATCGCGGGCTATACGGTCATCCGCCAACTCGGGGCTGGCGGCATGGGACAGGTCTTCTTGGTCCAGCATCCACGTCTGCCGCGGCACGACGCTCTCAAGCTCCTCGACGCCGGTGTCTCACGAAACGGCGATTTCAAGGCCCGCTTCCAACGCGAAGCGGACCTTCTGGCGCAGCTCTCCCACCCGAATGTCATCACGTTGTACGACCGAGGGGAGTTCAACGGGCGCCTCTGGATCACGATGGAGTACGTCGACGGTACCGACGCAAGTGAGCTACTCGATAGCCGAGGGCCGCTTCCGCTGGATCTTGCCCTCGCGCTCGTGAGCGGAGCGGGCGCCGCCCTTGACTACGCCTGGCGCAAGCAGCGGATCACCCACCGCGACGTCAAGCCCGCAAATATTCTCGTCGCTTTCGACGACGGCAAGATCGAAACGGTCAAGCTCGCTGATTTCGGAATCGCGAAGGCCGCAGGTGAGTCGACGTCGCTCACGTCAACCGGGTTCACCGTGGGCACGATGAACTACATCAGCCCCGAGGCTATTGAAGGCGATCAGGTGGACAACCGCTCAGACGTCTACTCCCTCGGATGCACCGCCTATCACCTGCTGACCGGCCGACCACCGTTCGCAGCGACGACGATGACCGCGCTCATGGCCGCACACCTCAGCCGGCCGGTCCCGGCGATCACCTCCATCGCACCGGACCTGCCTGTTGCATTGAACGACGTGTTCGAAACTGCCCTGGCGAAAAGCCCCGGCGACCGCTTCGGGTCGTGCGGAGATTTCGTGGAGTCGCTCTCTGCCGCAGCGGTCGGCAACAGCCCTGAACCCGCGCACGCCAAGACGATCACTGCCAACACAGCCGCGCGTCAGAGCACTGTAGCCGCGAACACGTACAGCGCACCGCCCGAGAAGGTCGGCTCGACAGTTCCTCGGACCTCCAGGATCACCTCCATCCTTGGCGTCGCCGCGGTGATCCTCGCCCTCGCCGTTGCGGTCGCCGCCGGGCGGCTAGTAGCCCAGAAACAAGAACCGGGCGACCCGAAAGCAGCGGTTGCGACGGCCAGCACCACAACGATCACAAGATCCACAGTCACCATCAGCTCGACACGGCCCACTCAGACACCGACGACTCCGATCGCGACTGTCACGCAGCCTCTCCCAACCACACCTCCGGCGCCGGTCGAGGGGCAGCCCTGCAACCCGTCCACAGACACACGTTCGCCGGACGGAAGACTCTCCTGCAGCGGTCTCGATGGTGTCTGGCGGGACATGAGTTACCAATCGAATCCCCCAGTCCAGTGGAACGCTCCCTGCAACGAACCCGGTTCCCGGGCCCGGGTCCAGAACACCGACGCCGTCGTCACGTGTAAACCCGCGTCGTCTGGCGGTTATGCGTGGCAACCCTGA